One region of Quercus lobata isolate SW786 chromosome 2, ValleyOak3.0 Primary Assembly, whole genome shotgun sequence genomic DNA includes:
- the LOC115963530 gene encoding 60S ribosomal protein L37-3-like, which produces MGKGTGSLGKRRNESHTLCVRCGRHRFHLQKSRCASCGFPASRIRRYNWSEKAIRRKTTGTGRMRYLRYVAVCFKYNFRQGTQPGPRKKGASA; this is translated from the exons ATG GGGAAGGGAACAGGAAGCCTCGGAAAGAGGAGGAACGAGAGTCACACACTCTGCGTGCGGTGCGGCCGTCATAGGTTTCATCTTCAGAAGAGTCGTTGTGCTTCTTGTGGCTTCCCTGCTAGCCGTATCAGAAGAT acaATTGGAGTGAGAAGGCGATCCGGAGGAAGACTACTGGAACCGGTAGAATGAGGTATTTGCGTTACGTTGCTGTCTGCTTCAAGTACAACTTCAGACAAG GTACTCAGCCAGGCCCGAGGAAGAAGGGAGCTTCAGCCTGA